Genomic DNA from Gimesia aquarii:
CATGCGCCTGTACGATTTCCGGCGAACTTTGCAAAGCAATCTCTTTGAGATCTCGCAGGGTGACGGCCCGTTGGCGATGCCTCAAACGTGAGAGGCCGAACTGCATCACCCGTTCGTCCGACTCGGAAGGTGCCCCACCAGCGGCATCGTCTGCGGCGATAACCTTTTCGACACTGGGAATAGGCGAATCCAAATTAAGCTCGCTTCGCGCCTTGACCTGATTACCCGGTGAATCAATTTCATCTGGTTGATTGGGTTCGGTACGTTGATAGCGAAACGCCAGAATGTTGTCTCTCCCAATTGGAGGAATTAAGCCATGTAGGCCATCGCCAAATCGAATTCGTCCCGTGTTTTCATCCAGCGCATAGACACGATCACCTGCCGACTCATCCAGGGGGTCAACAACGCGTCGCCACAACACCCAATCACCGGGCAGGTCTTCCACATTACTTAATACTTGCCCGGTTCCAAGTTCTAACAATTCCTTCCGATCTTCCTCAGTTAGATTTTCGCGAACGCGGAGTTCGAGCGTGTTTCTTAAAACGGGCGGCCGCGCGAGTGTCACTGTAAGATTTGGCTCTCCGGTCGATGAGCCGAGTAATTCACGAGTGAGCGTTTCGCGCGCACTGGCCCAAACGGAATTCAGATAAGCCCCACACAGTTTGGGCCGCCAATCCTTCATTTGATCGTATTTACTCGGCTTAAGTTGCAACCACTTTCGTTTGAGTCCGAAAAGTTCATCTTCGGTTGGTGAGACGGGGAAGGACATTGATATCAGACCACTTTCGCTCAACCCGCGTGTGTCATCTTTGGCAGCAATCCAAATAAAATGATTGTCCACAAGGGCGTTAATCGTCAAAGGAACAAACGCGGAATTCGATTGTTGATCTGCTAACATAAACATGTTCACGAGATCACCCCGAAGCTGACCTTCCACACCTATGAAAATCGCTTTACCTTTGGCGACCTGTTCTGAATCTTCTTTCGGGTTTGCTTGTGTCGTATCTTCTGAAGGGTGTTCTCCCTTGGCAGCCCCCCCTTCATGGTCTGGTGAATCCGCTTGTTGCGCCTCATCTGAAGGAGCAGCCACTTGGGAGGCATCGTCAATCAATCTTCCCAGGCTCAACTTGAGTGGCACAAACGCTTCGACCGTTGCCCCTTTGGTGCGATTCGCATCACTTTGATCCCGCACAGAACCACTATCCTGAGCAAGCACGAACTCGGGTTGAACGTCAGTGGAAAGGCTGTAGACTACAGCGAGTTTGACTATCGAAGGCGCTCGTATGTCTTCGTTGCTTCGTGTTACGACTTGTGTTGTTTCAATATTCTTCCCATTCTTTTGGGGTTTGGTCGTCTGAATCGTCACAGTCTCTTTGCCGTAATCGCCACCAATCAGACGGCCCCGAATCCAAAAGTTTGTTTTTCCCGCCCAGTCCGAAGACTCGAAGTCATCAGGCGCCTTGAATTTCAGTGAACCATTTGACTTGAGGTTATGCGTTCCATCTTCTGCTCCATCAAGCTCCGACCACCCTTTTCCATTCCAATATTCCCAGGAAAGGACCGGATTGGTATCCGTATTAATTAGTGAGACGGTCCAATCATTGATGCTATTGACAGTAAGATAGTTAACCAGAGAATCGTTCTCTTCTTTAATAATCTTGGGTGCCTTTTCCCAATGTCGTTCCAAGATAACGAGTTCTGATTGATCCGGGTCAGTGTCATCGACTTTGAATACTTCGCCTTTAATCGTTTGAGGGTCGGCTCCCAGGAAGGTCAAACCCCGTTTAGCCAAATCAGCGTGCGAAGTCTTTAATTTTTCATCCAGTTTCAGCAGGGGAAGCGTGCTAATGACGGCCTGATAGGCAACATCTTCTAACTCCAGACCATCAAATGATTTGATTGGAACATTCAGCGTAGCGATACGATTATTTAATGAGATCACCCGGTAGATTCCACTCGACTTTTCGGTCGTGATTCGCAAGACCGTCCCAACCTTGGTGATTATGTCATTTTGGTCAAGTGTTATCTCTTTGCTATTTTTCGCCTCAGCAAATTGACTTTGTACTTGAAAAGTCACTTCAACACGCTTTTGTCTAGCCTCATTGATTTCTGGATCAATCGTTAGAGTTCTCTTACTTGTTCCTAATATTTTTCGAAGCACACTCCATCCGCTACTATTGACACGTACGTAGAAATCCTCCTGCAAATAATCTTCCTCTGGCTTTTTTCCAACAAAGTAGATTGTATAACCATTGTCATCGAGTCTTCCGTTAAATTGGACTTCACCATAAATTTTATTAGTCTTATACTTTAAATTGTCATCATCGTTCTCTTGTAGTACTGGCGTTTTATCGAGAGTCGCGATTCGGTTATTAACATCGAATTCAGTGACACGTGCCAAAGTGTTCTCTTCCCCCTGTTTGATCAATAACATTGAACCGATAGTCGTAGTTTCGTCATTTTCATGAATTTCAAACTTATTCTCATCCTTAATTTCACTTTCGTATTCATTGTGTTCCTTTGGATAAATAAAAACCTCCCCTTCAACCGAAGGTGTATTGAATTTAAAGAGCTTTCTACCATTGGTGTCATCCTCTTCAGAACCTACAATCTCAATCTTGTAAGGTGGCATTTTGCCGGTCGGTATCGCAACCTGATCGCCTTCATTCAGTACGGAAGATGTTTGATCAGTTAATATAATAGCGCTCTGTAGTTTCGCTAAGAATCCAATTTTCGTAGCGATGATCTGGTTTTGAGTGGTCGGCACCAGTACGTGCCCGGTTAAAAGGGATGGTGCACCGATGGGTGTGAATCCGACGGCAGAAAGGTCTCGTCTTAACGGATCTGAAGTGAATGGTTCCCACATCACCAATTCAGATATATTGGATGTCGATTTTTTAACGCTGACAGCAACCTGTAAGCTCTCACCCATAAAATTCGCATCAATCGAAGATCCTACAACGCTTGACACTAGATTGACCTCGGCTTCTGAACCTTTTCCGTTAAATTTAACAGCGAGTAGTTTGTTTTTCTGTTCGCCAACTGCAACTGCAATTAGATTCCCACCG
This window encodes:
- a CDS encoding baseplate J/gp47 family protein → MKSPRAPRIDDRRQSEFLAELRRRAQAWVPDWGLEGGEQDFGIALLEVAARFDSEVTQRLDQAGDKMLRGFLDWLGIQRKAAQAARVPVVFKTATGTQDLVLATAPITLQADVDGTPVVFETETQLNVVPGLLDVVVGVDVEKDAFYLPAPGLTEVEPLSSMSTQWKLKSFAAANQNKLQLETDSGLTEGMIIAAGKNEYRVIEVENGIATVEPDLQDDLNKSEIVRQVKTFQPFDGYARNRQEHVLYLGHRELLNIDSAVTIEVRGAGALSNGFEWEYWGKSKEDEETKWQPIEVKPEDQKAGMTVLTKGKGTIEPFKIGHTESRWIRARTKKVEGSKPKLQVEELTLKINSISTGFPDSGEDDLPDKQAFANNTPLVHDNVFYPLGRDPKLFDAFYIGCEEAFSKKKADVQVCMQLAATNFPAGLAHLRVEINGEGSEILAGSASDRGLHLFKFNSEQDELEYWTKPKMLRPPSPNSDSDDADRSLVTLDEPRFRVPIWKKGADVFVAIAAGNEVWLWKQDITTPSQSGWRSLGELPESTDEDIITGLVYLETPSHSRLFALCSGKLFKCDPTLKTKIWKELETNETIDANDKLVKLTRIEPIRVEIDNKLSQGSLEQGLIGVADKGLYRIHVADNQDLVKCISLLGNEVSQKHSPVAVFIPKKGQIGGNLIAVAVGEQKNKLLAVKFNGKGSEAEVNLVSSVVGSSIDANFMGESLQVAVSVKKSTSNISELVMWEPFTSDPLRRDLSAVGFTPIGAPSLLTGHVLVPTTQNQIIATKIGFLAKLQSAIILTDQTSSVLNEGDQVAIPTGKMPPYKIEIVGSEEDDTNGRKLFKFNTPSVEGEVFIYPKEHNEYESEIKDENKFEIHENDETTTIGSMLLIKQGEENTLARVTEFDVNNRIATLDKTPVLQENDDDNLKYKTNKIYGEVQFNGRLDDNGYTIYFVGKKPEEDYLQEDFYVRVNSSGWSVLRKILGTSKRTLTIDPEINEARQKRVEVTFQVQSQFAEAKNSKEITLDQNDIITKVGTVLRITTEKSSGIYRVISLNNRIATLNVPIKSFDGLELEDVAYQAVISTLPLLKLDEKLKTSHADLAKRGLTFLGADPQTIKGEVFKVDDTDPDQSELVILERHWEKAPKIIKEENDSLVNYLTVNSINDWTVSLINTDTNPVLSWEYWNGKGWSELDGAEDGTHNLKSNGSLKFKAPDDFESSDWAGKTNFWIRGRLIGGDYGKETVTIQTTKPQKNGKNIETTQVVTRSNEDIRAPSIVKLAVVYSLSTDVQPEFVLAQDSGSVRDQSDANRTKGATVEAFVPLKLSLGRLIDDASQVAAPSDEAQQADSPDHEGGAAKGEHPSEDTTQANPKEDSEQVAKGKAIFIGVEGQLRGDLVNMFMLADQQSNSAFVPLTINALVDNHFIWIAAKDDTRGLSESGLISMSFPVSPTEDELFGLKRKWLQLKPSKYDQMKDWRPKLCGAYLNSVWASARETLTRELLGSSTGEPNLTVTLARPPVLRNTLELRVRENLTEEDRKELLELGTGQVLSNVEDLPGDWVLWRRVVDPLDESAGDRVYALDENTGRIRFGDGLHGLIPPIGRDNILAFRYQRTEPNQPDEIDSPGNQVKARSELNLDSPIPSVEKVIAADDAAGGAPSESDERVMQFGLSRLRHRQRAVTLRDLKEIALQSSPEIVQAHAFQRRSSVQLIVVMRGDQTKPTAAQVRALHRTILASSPISLSAPNALVIEGPALRRFRILLELQIISIDAAGEVAREVKRRLHTYFDSAGGGDEGEGWPVGANPNESDISFALRDTPNLVSIIKAYLVEVFNNNDEKPWPEGLDGTELALLAKDSVRIQFDMVEESK